The following proteins are encoded in a genomic region of Phaeodactylum tricornutum CCAP 1055/1 chromosome 1, whole genome shotgun sequence:
- a CDS encoding predicted protein, which produces MGLGFEKTGSRSLLPDQDRRRRAPEQSVWLQWAFPASLAVVALIIGLSVWSNPNDPVLQLSPYTYRVFGPANDVVTETSHGDISFHFYTPSQQRDLLIQYGPKCQQELQIPVDQESDNILLKRFDELPPHFAVELWKYCMLYTGVGNLYWEPNNAKPWISWDEWLPSVTTLGGDRTRTSSLALRVEDSATDTVIPKEMNGHLQILHSLLYLAHPQSRLAADMMRILLHTNVANLDPVQMAETLGLYIEHEPEKWTLITARCVFLETTTPLNVMVEDKIPSKGAIPKSRRLVKATNTMTADALPQRHCPASHGGYCCQVWQPGTDWPIMAIHRPYIAVKDIDIPLPYMVAINGQTLDDVGEKDLALSNSDVPYIATVTSVSTSLPPVSNHETPNFFDILMENSCLPGTRECFRCLKLGFHGEPGGGSCEACQSVCQCFCKVLCKVRPPPKRISAEWTVRRPVQRKDPSRHIPREIHQTWFEPITQESYPNMSRLIESFRQAGWTYHFYDDELSAQFLSAHFPPEVREAYDSITPGAFKADLFRYCVLLIRGGLYVDMDILLESNLDNVIPPEIGFMTPQDEPGSSIDARSCLWNGFLASAPGHPFLARTIQNVVNNIRNRFTSVDYDDMLCPDPVLSVAHSVDVLFTCGPCILGSSINEVLGKHPQANFEYGDIDLYGVEREKAGQYKDENPMSSNHRKLVVDPDDHRLLIPGRSILLRQNKNDMGAHRFTWDQHNTVVATTDLPDYDDRPKSKGHYSDTHEQFGIYGLHKLYVDEKRANEVIKITVQA; this is translated from the coding sequence ATGGGGTTGGGCTTTGAGAAGACTGGTTCTCGTTCGCTCTTGCCGGACCAGGATCGTCGACGTAGGGCTCCCGAACAAAGCGTATGGTTGCAATGGGCATTTCCTGCCTCGCTGGCAGTCGTAGCCCTAATCATTGGCCTTTCTGTTTGGTCGAATCCAAACGACCCGGTCTTGCAATTGTCCCCGTATACCTACCGCGTCTTTGGCCCCGCCAACGACGTCGTTACCGAGACTTCCCATGGGGACATTTCCTTTCACTTTTACACGCCATCGCAACAGCGCGACTTGTTGATTCAGTACGGTCCCAAGTGTCAGCAAGAGTTACAGATCCCCGTTGATCAGGAAAGCGACAATATTCTGCTGAAACGTTTTGATGAATTGCCTCCGCATTTCGCCGTGGAACTTTGGAAGTACTGCATGTTGTACACGGGTGTCGGGAACCTCTACTGGGAACCGAACAACGCCAAGCCTTGGATTTCGTGGGACGAATGGCTGCCGTCGGTCACGACTCTCGGAGGTGACCGTACGCGTACGTCGTCTTTGGCCCTGCGCGTGGAAGACAGTGCTACCGATACGGTCATCCCCAAAGAGATGAACGGGCATTTGCAAATTCTTCATTCGCTCCTGTACTTGGCTCATCCCCAATCTCGGTTGGCTGCGGATATGATGCGCATTTTGCTGCACACTAATGTAGCGAATCTAGATCCAGTGCAAATGGCCGAGACACTGGGCTTGTACATTGAACACGAACCCGAGAAGTGGACCCTCATAACGGCTCGGTGCGTCTTTCTGGAAACCACCACACCTTTAAACGTGATGGTAGAAGACAAAATTCCCTCCAAGGGAGCAATTCCAAAGTCCAGACGGTTGGTAAAGGCCACCAATACCATGACGGCAGATGCATTACCGCAGCGTCACTGCCCAGCTTCCCACGGAGGGTATTGTTGTCAAGTCTGGCAGCCCGGAACTGACTGGCCCATCATGGCAATTCATCGGCCGTACATTGCCGTCAAAGACATTGATATACCATTGCCGTACATGGTGGCAATCAATGGTCAGACGCTGGACGATGTCGGtgagaaagatttggctTTGAGTAATTCCGACGTCCCTTACATTGCCACAGTGACGTCCGTATCGACTAGCTTACCTCCGGTCTCCAACCACGAAACGCCCAATTTTTTTGACATTTTAATGGAAAACTCTTGTCTTCCAGGAACACGAGAGTGTTTCCGCTGTCTCAAGCTTGGCTTTCATGGTGAACCCGGTGGTGGCTCGTGTGAAGCTTGCCAAAGCGTTTGTCAGTGCTTTTGCAAAGTACTGTGCAAGGTTCGCCCCCCTCCCAAACGTATTTCTGCCGAGTGGACCGTTCGACGCCCCGTGCAGCGCAAAGATCCATCACGTCACATTCCGCGGGAAATTCACCAGACCTGGTTCGAGCCCATTACACAAGAATCTTACCCCAACATGAGTCGGTTGATTGAATCGTTTCGACAAGCTGGATGGACTTACCATTTCTACGACGATGAACTCTCTGCGCAGTTTCTTTCCGCTCATTTCCCACCCGAAGTTCGCGAAGCCTACGATTCTATCACCCCCGGAGCGTTCAAAGCCGATCTATTTCGATACTGTGTCTTATTGATTCGTGGAGGTTTATATGTGGATATGGATATTCTCCTCGAATCGAATCTGGATAATGTAATCCCGCCCGAAATTGGTTTTATGACTCCTCAGGATGAACCCGGTTCATCCATAGATGCCCGCAGCTGTCTCTGGAACGGATTCTTGGCTTCTGCTCCAGGACATCCGTTTTTGGCCCGGACAATCCAAAACGTTGTGAACAACATCCGCAACCGCTTCACTTCTGTTGATTACGACGACATGTTGTGTCCGGACCCGGTTTTGTCAGTTGCACATTCTGTCGATGTTTTGTTTACTTGTGGGCCATGCATCCTCGGATCCTCTATAAACGAAGTGTTGGGAAAGCATCCACAAGCAAATTTTGAGTACGGTGATATTGATCTGTATGGGGTTGAACGTGAGAAGGCAGGGCAATACAAGGATGAAAATCCTATGTCCAGCAATCACCGCAAGCTCGTGGTGGATCCAGATGATCACAGACTACTGATCCCAGGTCGTAGCATCCTGTTACGGCAAAACAAGAACGATATGGGCGCTCATCGGTTTACTTGGGACCAGCACAACACTGTTGTTGCGACAACGGATCTGCCTGACTACGATGACCGTCCGAAATCGAAGGGCCACTACTCCGATACGCACGAACAATTTGGTATTTACGGTTTACACAAACTCTACGTGGATGAAAAACGCGCCAACGAAGTCATCAAAATCACTGTCCAGGCGTGA
- a CDS encoding predicted protein, with translation MSTVRLVSLLLVLSTANSFLARLSSTRNRNEVAVACRSEPETSNYWGDDTDDQDTLQPSLTPLSSFAASPALFELDPASDQARDIVMNDLKLSGAQHEQLVSLCQAVVDWNDRINLVSRKDCTVATVFGRHVLPSIACCAFSEDQNPLNTAKTLVDVGTGGGFPGLPLAIAYPDVQFVLLDSVGKKLTAAQDMANALGLDHVRTHHGRAEDLRDEVFDVATGRSVSAIPQFCAWMQHLVKPTGHLLYWIGGDVDASILEQTVSDTPIESLVPDMESDKRILILPQLAVKRIAKASGISVQPSPTNRSQRKRPSSQRKTTAKGSWSRRNSEEPKQRGYEGFKRYSSS, from the coding sequence ATGTCGACGGTGAGACTTGTGTCGCTtttgttggtgttgtcgACAGCCAACAGCTTTCTAGCACGACTTTCCAGTACAAGGAATCGTAACGAGGTTGCTGTGGCTTGTCGGAGCGAACCGGAAACTAGCAATTACTGGGGAGATGACACTGATGACCAGGATACCCTCCAGCCCAGCTTGACGCCTCTGTCGTCGTTCGCGGCGTCTCCCGCCTTGTTTGAGCTAGATCCGGCTTCAGACCAAGCTAGAGATATCGTCATGAACGATTTGAAACTCTCTGGTGCCCAACACGAACAACTGGTGTCGTTGTGTCAAGCCGTTGTGGACTGGAACGACCGAATAAATTTGGTTTCGCGGAAGGATTGCACGGTGGCAACCGTATTTGGCCGGCACGTACTACCTTCCATTGCCTGCTGTGCCTTTTCAGAAGATCAAAATCCCTTAAACACTGCTAAAACACTGGTCGACGTTGGCACGGGCGGTGGCTTTCCCGGATTGCCGTTGGCGATTGCCTATCCCGACGTTCAGTTTGTCCTCCTTGACAGTGTAGGCAAGAAACTGACTGCGGCCCAAGACATGGCAAACGCTCTGGGACTCGACCACGTTCGTACACATCACGGGCGTGCCGAAGATTTACGGGACGAGGTCTTCGATGTCGCCACGGGTCGTAGTGTGTCGGCCATCCCACAATTTTGTGCGTGGATGCAGCATTTGGTCAAACCCACGGGGCATCTTCTCTACTGGATTGGCGGCGACGTCGACGCGAGTATTCTGGAACAAACTGTTTCGGATACCCCCATCGAGTCGCTAGTACCCGACATGGAATCGGATAAGAGAATATTAATACTCCCCCAGCTTGCTGTGAAGAGGATCGCCAAGGCTAGTGGAATTTCTGTGCAACCGTCACCAACCAATCGATCACAAAGAAAGCGCCCATCGTCCCAGAGAAAGACGACAGCCAAAGGATCTTGGAGCCGCCGAAACTCGGAAGAGCCCAAGCAGCGCGGCTACGAAGGCTTCAAGCGGTATTCTAGCTCGTAA
- the RPN8 gene encoding regulatory proteasome non-atpase subunit 8 (26S proteasome regulatory non ATPase subunit, homolog to plant RPN8a subunit), with product MTAMETESSETVVTKALSSTGPDIDEVVIHPLVLLSVADHYHRVARGTRKRVVGVLLGQSHRGKIDVLNSFALPFEEDIRNPSVFYFDHNFLEEMIRLFRKVNTKETIVGFYSTGPSIRPNDLRIHDICKRYVRIPIFCIIDIRPDRQELPVKAYKVVEQVHHAGQAVTRQFDHVSTQMGAMEAEEIGVAHLLRDINDPTVSTVMSLIQGKLNGLQSLTEKLLTAKKYLQACAEGKCKVNTEIVDHLQTIVSLLPNLNTPDLVHAMIVKTNDMHMAVYLASLIRSVIALHDLVNNKIRYGEDGMQDNDEALAQEEEKKEEEKLKDTGNKKDGGK from the exons ATGACTGCCATGGAAACAGAAAGCTCGGAAACCGTCGTAACCAAGGCGCTTTCCTCTACCGGACCAGACATCGACGAAGTCGTTATTCATCCGCTGGTTTTGCTGAGCGTCGCTGATCACTATCACCGGGTAGCAAGAGGTACACGAAAACGCGTCGTTGGCGTTTTGTTGGGGCAGTCACATCGTGGGAAAATCGATGTATTGAATTCGTTCGCCCTTCCTTTTGAAGAAGACATTCGAAACCCG TCCGTCTTCTATTTCGATCACAACTTTCTCGAGGAAATGATTCGTCTATTCCGTAAAGTCAACACCAAGGAAACTATCGTCGGGTTTTACTCCACAGGCCCCTCAATCCGACCCAACGATCTACGAATTCACGATATTTGCAAACGGTACGTTCGCATCCCCATCTTTTGTATCATCGATATTCGCCCGGATCGTCAAGAGCTTCCCGTCAAGGCCTACAAGGTAGTGGAACAGGTACACCACGCCGGACAGGCTGTCACGCGACAGTTCGATCACGTTAGTACGCAAATGGGTGCCATggaagcggaagaaatcGGCGTTGCGCATTTGTTGCGGGACATCAACGACCCCACCGTCAGTACGGTCATGAGTTTGATTCAGGGCAAGCTCAATGGTTTGCAATCCTTGACGGAAAAATTGTTGACCGCCAAGAAATATTTGCAGGCCTGTGCGGAGGGAAAGTGCAAAGTGAATACCGAAATTGTGGATCACTTGCAAACGATTGTCTCCCTGCTGCCGAATTTAAATACTCCCGATCTGGTGCACGCTATGATTGTCAAGACGAACGATATGCACATGGCGGTTTACTTGGCGTCCTTAATTCGATCAGTGATTGCCCTACACGACCTTGTGAACAACAAGATTCGCTACGGAGAAGATGGCATGCaagacaacgacgaagcgCTCGCgcaagaggaagaaaagaaagaggaGGAGAAGCTCAAGGATACTGGAAACAAGAAAGACGGAGGGAAATAA
- the myst gene encoding predicted protein (putative histone acetyl transferase MYST protein. Highly closed to the protein of Thalassiosira thaps1 118130.), with protein YYVHYKDFNRRMDEWISKEKSNEEMLALPTDTVTTHTVGEHVVATVKAQELDEHEGLDEASLREHEEVTKVKNVGFMELGQYQMETWYFSPLPKELLNASGFIDVLYVCEFSFGLYARKSELQRFQARLPSERRHPPGNEIYRNGDLAMFEVDGMEERIYCQNLCYLAKLFLDHKTLYYDVDPFLFYVLCEVDNRGFHPVGYYSKEKYSDVGYNLACILTFPAHQRKGYGRFLIAFSYELSKKEEKVGSPEKPMSDLGQQAYKPYWGSTVVDYLLNQSNESSLSIMDVSKRTSIMAEDIVFTLNQLGILKIINGIYFIAAEKSLLQRLAEKYPVKEPRVDPSKLHWTPF; from the exons TACTACGTGCACTACAAAGACTTTAATCGACGGATGGACGAATGGATCAGC AAAGAGAAGTCCAATGAAGAGATGTTGGCACTACCGACGGATACTGTGACCACGCACACAGTAGGGGAGCATGTCGTAGCGACGGTCAAAGCCCAGGAACTTGATGAACATGAAGGCTTGGATGAGGCGTCGTTGCGCGAGCATGAAGAGGTAACGAAGGTGAAAAATGTTGGTTTCATGGAGCTTGGGCAATA TCAAATGGAGACCTGGTATTTTTCTCCCTTGCCAAAAGAGCTATTGAATGCAAGCGGCTTTATCGACGTTCTGTATGTTTGCGAGTTTTCCTTTGGGCTGTATGCCCGCAAGAGTGAGCTTCAAAGGTTCCAAGCACGTCTTCCGAGTGAAAGGCGCCATCCACCTGGCAACGAAATCTATCGAAATGGCGATTTGGCAATGTTTGAAGTAGATGGAATGGAAGAGCGAATCTACTGTCAAAATCTATGCTATCTCGCAAAACTCTTCCTTGATCACAAGACGCTTTACTATGATGTGGACCCTTTTCTGTTTTACGTTCTGTGTGAAGTGGACAATCGAGGCTTTCATCCTGTTGGCTACTATAGCAAAGAAAAGTACTCCGATGTTGGCTACAATTTGGCTTGTATTTTAACTTTTCCTGCGCATCAACGCAAAGGGTATGGACGCTTTCTCATTGCTTTTTCGTATGAACTTagcaaaaaggaagagaaggtTGGATCACCAGAAAAGCCTATGTCAGACCTCGGGCAGCAAGCCTATAAGCCCTACTGGGGTTCAACGGTGGTTGATTATTTGTTGAATCAGTCCAATGAATCTTCGTTGAGCATTATGGACGTTTCGAAAAGGACATCAATCATGGCCGAAGACATTGTTTTTACGTTGAATCAACTAGGGATTTTGAAGATCATCAACGGTATATACTTTATCGCAGCCGAAAAGAGCCTGCTTCAGCGATTGGCAGAAAAATACCCCGTAAAGGAACCTCGAGTGGATCCATCCAAGCTTCATTGGACTCCCTTT
- a CDS encoding predicted protein, with product MEPSDKLFARSYHFLDEHGENIPLRASIGGSSWTAAGGGSLPHHRRQRKTLMSSSKTRENQHESFNSSASSVRSIATRWSDNTLVQSVLMADGLYVPDVEVETSPEQLPSRYSKANVKSKATWFGALCLAGIGMFVEAYVIITTGQIKTIWHSNYPTCWEADKDQPCPNKIQCCVSYAEFAGIMIGMLTFGTVADRVGRKQAGTLTSIVMIAGIGGMTFFDSDNISTLFVVFSCFFAVFGFGVGGEYPLTATQAAEHHAESAEDALQDDEETRHHRLLMEKAKTARRGETISLVFAMQGVGAVVGSLLLLSLIFFSGQGRVDCYSLSANSRGTDVNALETIWRSFYLIGLIMVCMLFIYRSLVLEEGDGCAMMAARKERRETKHGKDVMKKRWWHIFWFYTPRLLGTGGNWFVWDVTFYGLKLFSGPIFDDINPGGDLMVQNGYLLINNLCALVGYYCAARVIDNPFIGRKRLQMFSFAVSAILFMATAAVFDTASSGAIMFLFFASSFFGNFGANVTTYVMAAETYPTELRGTFHGLSAFLGKAGALFANIGFTYLSTDEIFWACGACAITGFFLTYVFSVDLTGVSLAEHDALLELLYANRVGRYRGKLNEYRHLSNFEIWTGWHGEYDQDWVRKLIADEEKTMHPIHLPGEPSLDGKQKV from the exons ATGGAACCATCGGACAAATTGTTTGCGCGCTCGTACCACTTTCTCGATGAGCATGGGGAAAACATTCCATTGCGAGCTTCCATCGGCGGGAGCTCATGGACAGCAGCCGGTGGAGGCTCATTGCCGCACCACCGACGACAGCGCAAAACACTgatgtcttcttccaagacCAGAGAAAATCAGCACGAATCCTTTAACTCATCGGCATCGTCGGTGCGCTCAATCGCAACCCGGTGGAGTGACAACACATTGGTGCAATCGGTCTTGATGGCCGATGGACTCTACGTGCCGGATGTTGAGGTGGAGACTTCCCCTGAGCAATTGCCTTCCCGATACTCGAAAGCTAACGTGAAGTCTAAGGCCACTTGGTTTGGAGCGCTTTGTTTGGCTGGTATTGGAATGTTTGTCGAAGCTTACGTAATCATTACCACGGGACAGATCAAAACTATTTGGCACAGCAATTATCCCACTTGCTGGGAAGCCGACAAAGACCAGCCTTGTCCCAACAAGATTCAATGTT GCGTCAGCTATGCAGAATTTGCTGGGATAATGATTGGTATGCTTACGTTTGGCACGGTAGCAGATCGGGTAGGTCGCAAGCAAGCCGGGACCTTGACATCTATTGTAATGATTGCCGGCATTGGCGGAATGA CATTCTTTGATAGTGATAACATTTCCACACTGTTTGTTGTCTTTTCCTGTTTTTTCGCCGTTTTCGGATTTGGAGTTGGGGGTGAGTATCCGCTGACGGCAACTCAAGCAGCTGAGCACCACGCCGAAAGCGCGGAGGACGCTTTacaagacgacgaggaaactCGTCATCATCGCCTGCTGATGGAAAAGGCCAAAACGGCTCGACGTGGTGAAACTATATCCTTAGTTTTCGCCATGCAAGGAGTCGGTGCAGTTGTAGGGAGTCTGCTGTTGCTCTCtctcattttcttttctggTCAAGGTCGCGTAGATTGCTATAGTTTGTCGGCAAATTCACGCGGAACGGATGTCAACGCGCTGGAGACCATTTGGCGGAGCTTCTACTTGATCGGGCTTATAATGGTTTGCATGTTGTTCATCTATCGATCATTGGTCCTCGAAG AGGGCGATGGTTGCGCTATGATGGCCGCTCGAAAAGAGCGGCGAGAAACTAAACACGGAAAGGATGTTATGAAAAAACGCTGGTGGCATATCTTTTGGTTTTATACGCCACGTCTGCTCGGTACAGGCGGAAACTGGTTTGTCTGGGATGTAACATTTTATGGATTGAAACTTTTTTCTGGTCCAATATTTGACGATATCAATCCTGGAGGGGACCTAATGGTACAAAACGGATACTTGTTGATCAACAATCTATGCGCCCTTGTCGGTTACTACTGCGCGGCTAGGGTAATCGATAATCCTTTCATTGGGCGGAAGCGCTTGCAAATGTTTTCATTCGCTGTATCTGCAATTCTATTCATGGCGACGGCCGCCGTTTTCGACACAGCTAGCTCGGGTGCTATCatgtttcttttctttgctagcagcttttttggaaattttGGAGCAAATGTTACAACCTACGTCATGGCAGCTGAAACGTATCCAACAGAACTTCGTGGCACGTTTCACGGGCTGTCGGCGTTTCTCGGAAAGGCTGGAGCTCTTTTTGCGAATATTGGATTCACTTATCTTTCAACAGATGAAATTTTTTGGGCGTGTGGGGCATGTGCAATTACCGGCTTCTTTTTGACCTACGTCTTTTCGGTTGACTTGACAGGAGTTTCTCTGGCGGAGCACGACGCACTCTTGGAGCTCCTTTATGCGAACCGGGTTGGTCGATATCGAGGCAAGCTGAATGAATACCGCCACTTATCCAACTTTGAGATCTGGACAGGTTGGCATGGGGAATACGATCAGGACTGGGTTCGTAAGCTGATTGCTGACGAGGAAAAAACGATGCACCCTATCCACCTTCCGGGGGAACCGAGTCTTGATGGAAAACAAAAGGTGTAG
- a CDS encoding predicted protein produces the protein DQVINLIDEFCYRRHWMMHVGPEKGKVLENHLAQCLDAHLLKNRAKPFLVLEVGTYCGYSSIRMCRTILSKLMDANKCFHVMSVDVNPHSQMVAKQLVALAGLEAYVTFGLLTDLESNRDELSQSIWAQVDVFSTEYGSSGLDFVFLDHDKDMYLSDIVQLERAKLIRAGSFVAADNILFFRLDDYQRHMQ, from the coding sequence GATCAAGTTATAAATTTGATTGACGAATTTTGCTATCGAAGACATTGGATGATGCACGTGGGGCCCGAAAAGGGGAAGGTTTTGGAAAATCATTTAGCGCAGTGCTTGGATGCGCATCTTTTGAAAAATAGAGCGAagccttttcttgtcttggAGGTCGGAACGTATTGCGGATACTCCTCTATTCGAATGTGTCGCACTATACTCTCCAAATTGATGGACGCCAATAAATGTTTTCATGTTATGTCGGTGGATGTCAATCCTCACAGCCAGATGGTTGCAAAGCAATTGGTTGCTTTGGCAGGGCTAGAAGCATATGTTACCTTCGGGCTACTGACCGATCTAGAGTCGAATCGCGATGAGCTGTCGCAATCTATTTGGGCACAGGTGGACGTCTTCTCCACAGAATATGGCTCAAGTGGTTTAGACTTTGTTTTTCTCGATCACGACAAAGATATGTACCTCTCAGATATAGTCCAACTGGAACGAGCGAAATTGATCCGCGCTGGAAGCTTCGTAGCCGCTGACAACATTTTATTTTTTCGTTTGGACGACTATCAGAGACATATGCAA
- a CDS encoding predicted protein, producing MNGCNGGYPTLSPYVGNDFGATPRTTHMNRSPPLHHVVHTGGSSPDHLIPYWKPTHNQYISSPVPRPLKESSPITNIQSESERDFSSPRTLPSYCSRSFDSPPDPNTTERLMSSTMQKRVSPKEARNNVPETSVPLKKRKTVMQMHRNPVVSPFHASPISHSSKAVASISLSSNRIPSYDSRVSSYDSKDGQALLESSKIVDPTDIKAEEPGMKDFPNVLHSVLSDSEFAGKVVQWLPHGKAWRIVRFDALRKLVLPKFFANLRQPNNNETTGSIDTFLKYLSSWGFEEVTDGPDVGAYTNVLFRRGLRRLCSEMKFKPWGKEDSIQIIESSKQPQSILRVPSLASTVDTLECTSSKEMDGQFVQMNPSGSSERPESWRTNQWERSPDNRFLRQTPPSEAWPCNYQSAVSNSFKGSEQSRNIQYSPVRIRSSRGAPRTLSRTKAPAQYQNHPQLQKRPCAFPVSNRGRGKVWSPRPFSPSVHPSTSPVSIETNVMSIGQSRSTLNRKEPLASSPEETIRGENVTAV from the exons ATGAATGGTTGTAATGGAGGTTATCCTACCTTATCTCCGTACGTTGGCAACGATTTCGGGGCAACGCCTCGAACCACGCACATGAATAGGTCACCTCCACTTCATCATGTTGTGCACACCGGCGGGTCTTCACCGGACCACTTGATCCCATATTGGAAGCCCACACATAACCAGTATATTTCTTCCCCTGTACCACGTCCTTTAAAAGAGTCGTCTCCAATAACCAACATTCAATCCGAAAGTGAAAGAGACTTCTCCTCGCCTCGGACTCTCCCTTCCTATTGTTCGAGGTCTTTCGATAGCCCCCCGGATCCTAACACGACGGAACGCTTGATGTCATCTACCATGCAAAAGCGCGTCTCGCCCAAGGAAGCCCGAAACAATGTCCCCGAGACGAGTGTACCCTTGAAAAAGCGAAAGACTGTGATGCAGATGCATCGCAACCCCGTGGTATCACCTTTTCACGCCAGTCCAATATCTCATAGTAGTAAGGCGGTCGCCTCTATCTCACTGTCTTCTAATCGAATCCCATCATACGACAGTCGGGTATCATCATACGACTCTAAAGACGGACAAGCCCTTCTAGAAAGTTCCAAGATCGTGGATCCGACGGACATTAAGGCGGAGGAACCTGGAATGAAAGACTTTCCTAATGTCTTACATAGCGTACTTTCAGATTCCGAATTTGCCGGAAAAGTTGTGCAATGGCTGCCGCATGGGAAGGCTTGGAGGATTGTACGATTTGACGCTCTCAGGAAGCTGGTGCTGCCGAAGTTTTTCGCCAACCTTCGCCAACCTAACAATAACGAAACAACCGGTTCCATCGACACTTTCCTCAAGTATCTTTCTTCCTGGGGATTCGAGGAAGTTACTGATGGCCCTGACGTTGGTGCATACACTAATGTG CTCTTCCGACGTGGCCTTCGTCGGCTTTGCTCCGAAATGAAGTTCAAACCTTGGGGAAAGGAAGACTCAATACAGATAATTGAATCATCGAAACAGCCTCAATCGATTCTTCGTGTGCCTTCGCTTGCGTCAACGGTGGATACGTTGGAATGCACCTCAAGCAAAGAGATGGATGGTCAGTTTGTTCAAATGAACCCTTCGGGTAGCTCAGAGCGTCCGGAGTCGTGGCGCACCAACCAGTGGGAAAGATCTCCTGATAATCGATTTCTCCGACAGACACCACCGTCTGAAGCATGGCCATGCAACTATCAATCTGCCGTTTCGAACAGCTTTAAAGGGTCGGAACAATCACGGAATATTCAATATTCTCCAGTGCGTATACGTTCCTCTCGTGGAGCGCCTCGCACTTTGAGCAGAACGAAAGCACCCGCTCAGTATCAGAACCACCCACAGCTTCAAAAGCGTCCATGTGCCTTCCCAGTATCTAATCGTGGCCGTGGAAAGGTATGGAGCCCTCGTCCATTCTCTCCGTCCGTTCACCCGTCGACATCTCCAGTTTCAATTGAGACAAATGTTATGTCAATCGGTCAATCACGCTCGACTCTCAACCGTAAGGAGCCACTGGCGTCCTCACCGGAAGAAACGATACGAGGAGAAAACGTCACTGCTGTGTAG